The following is a genomic window from Prevotella sp. E13-17.
GTGGTCTCCTCGGCATCGGCAGGACGTACCACGAGCATAGAGTTCTTGCCGTGGTGGTTCTTCAGTTTCTCCATCAGTCGGATCTGTGCCTCCTGCTCTACAGGCTCATGGGTAGGTCCGTCTTCACCAACACGGAAGGCATCGTGGGTCCAGATGAACTTCACGGGAAGCTCCATCAGGGCTGCCATACGCACGGCAGGCTTCATGTAGTCTGAGAATACGAAGAAGGTGCCGCAAGCAGGGATGACACCTCCGTGCAGAGCCATACCGATGCAGCAGCAAGCCATGGTGAGTTCGGCTACGCCTGCCTCGAAGAAGGCACCGCTGAAGTCGCCGCGAACCAGGTCGTGGGTCTTCTTGAGGAAACCATCGGTCTTATCTGAGTTAGAGAGGTCGGCAGAAGCACAAATCATGTTGGGCACCTGCTCGGCAAGCAGGCCCAGAACGGTAGCTGAGGCTGCACGGGTAGCGGCACCGGCCTTCTGCTCAATCTTGCTCCAGTCAATCTTTGGAGCCTTGCCGCTGAACCACTCTTCGAGTTGTGCGGCCTTCTCGGGATTGGCCTTTGCCCAAGCAGCCTTTTCGGCATAGCGCTCGGCCACAATCTTCTTCAGTTCCTCACGACGCTTAGCATACATCTCTTTAACCTCGGGGAAGATCTGGAAGGGATTTTCGGGATCGGCCCCCAGGTTCTTCATCGTGTTGATATAGGCATCGCCACCAAGAGGTGCACCGTGGGTAGCGCAGTTGCTCTCGTATGATGTGTTGTCGGCCTTGCGGGCTCCCTTACCCATCACGCAGTGGCCAATGATAAGGCTGGGGCGCTCTTTTTCTGCCTGTGCCTTCTTGATGGCCTCGCGAATCTGGTCAACATCGTTACCATTGATGGTCTGTACGTACCAGCCCCAAGACTCATACTTCTTGGCTGTATCCTCGCAAGTCACAACCTCGGTCTTTGTAGAGAGTTGGATGTCGTTGGCATCATAGAACATGATGAGGTTGTCCAAACCCAGATTTCCGGCAATACGACCAGCGCCCTGAGAAATCTCCTCCTGTACGCCACCATCGCTGATGTAAGCGTAGATGGTCTGATTCATGACATTGCCCAGACGAGCCTTCAGGAACTTGGCTGCAATGGCAGCACCCACGGCAAAGGTGTGGCCCTGGCCCAGAGGACCGGAGGTGTTCTCAATGCCGCGCTCAATCTCGCGCTCGGGGTGACCAGGGGTTACGGAGCCCCACTGGCGCAGGTTCTTCAGGTCATCGATGCTGAACTTACCAATGAGTGCCAACTGAGAGTAGAGCATTGGTGCCATGTGACCGGGATCAAGGAAGAAGCGGTCGCGACCTTCCCATGCGGGGTTCTCAGGGTCGTACACCAGGAACTCGCTGTAGAGGGTGTTGATGAAGTCGGCACCACCCATGGCACCACCAGGGTGACCACTCTTGGCTTTCTCGACCATAGATGCAGCAAGGATGCGGATGTTGTCCGCTGCAAGGTTCATAATCTTGTTGTCGTTCATAATACTATAATGAATAAATGTCTAATTTGTCTGCAAAGTTACGCAAAATAGTTGAATAGACAAAGAAATGGGCGCGATAATGCTTTATTTCTTGTTGTCAACGGCGCTTTGCTCAATGGGCAGGCAACGCTTGTAGTTCTCGATATAGCGCTCAAAACCAGCCACATCTTCGGCGGTGGGAGCAATGCTGACGCCCTTGTTGCCGGCAAAGACCACGGTCTCGAGGTAGTCGGCAAGGCTGAGTTTGTTGGTGTTGTTCACCATGAAGCCAGCCAGCAGTGCAATGCCCCAGGCACCCCCTTCGCCAGCGGTCTCCATGACGGAGAT
Proteins encoded in this region:
- a CDS encoding transketolase, whose protein sequence is MNDNKIMNLAADNIRILAASMVEKAKSGHPGGAMGGADFINTLYSEFLVYDPENPAWEGRDRFFLDPGHMAPMLYSQLALIGKFSIDDLKNLRQWGSVTPGHPEREIERGIENTSGPLGQGHTFAVGAAIAAKFLKARLGNVMNQTIYAYISDGGVQEEISQGAGRIAGNLGLDNLIMFYDANDIQLSTKTEVVTCEDTAKKYESWGWYVQTINGNDVDQIREAIKKAQAEKERPSLIIGHCVMGKGARKADNTSYESNCATHGAPLGGDAYINTMKNLGADPENPFQIFPEVKEMYAKRREELKKIVAERYAEKAAWAKANPEKAAQLEEWFSGKAPKIDWSKIEQKAGAATRAASATVLGLLAEQVPNMICASADLSNSDKTDGFLKKTHDLVRGDFSGAFFEAGVAELTMACCCIGMALHGGVIPACGTFFVFSDYMKPAVRMAALMELPVKFIWTHDAFRVGEDGPTHEPVEQEAQIRLMEKLKNHHGKNSMLVVRPADAEETTVCWRMAMENTSTPTALIFSRQNIDMLPAGNDYTQATKGAYVVAGSDENYDVILLASGSEVATLEAGADLLRKDGVKVRIVSVPSEGLFRSQSKEYQQSVLPAGKKKFGLTAGLPVTLEGLVGADGCVWGLESFGFSAPYKVLDEKLGYTGQNVYEQVKKLLA